The genomic region ATTCATTTTGACTATTCATATTATAGTAAGTGTTGGGTTAATCCTGATAGTGCTTTTACAGGCAGGTAGAGGTGCTGGTATTTCAGGCCTTTTTGGTGGTGGCGGTGAAACAGGTTTTGGTGGACCAACAACGCCAGTGGTTATCAAAAAAATTACAGCAACAATGGCTGCTGTTTTTATGATAACAGCATTGTTTTTAACAGTAATTGCGTCTAAAAAAAGAAGCAGGTCGCTGGCTGAAAGAATTCCACCTGCACCAGCCCAGACACAACAACAGCAACCTGCACCGCCAGAAAACGCTCCTGCAACACCATCAGTCCCAACGCAACCATAGATACTGCAATTAAAAATGCAAAATTAAAAGTTAAAAATTGAGGCGTGAAGAACATTTTTCATTTTACATTTTTAATTTTTAATTGACTTTTATGCTGGGGTGGTGGAATTGGCAGACACATACGTTT from Elusimicrobiota bacterium harbors:
- the secG gene encoding preprotein translocase subunit SecG; this encodes MYGFILTIHIIVSVGLILIVLLQAGRGAGISGLFGGGGETGFGGPTTPVVIKKITATMAAVFMITALFLTVIASKKRSRSLAERIPPAPAQTQQQQPAPPENAPATPSVPTQP